In bacterium, a single genomic region encodes these proteins:
- a CDS encoding IS1595 family transposase: MSVSTGGPICQRRYFEGTRLPLSHWLVALDLFRQGKSALAVAQELAVNRHTAERMHRLLQDELWINRPGEKLSGISESDEVYIICGAKGIKQKDRAPRKRGLKKRGRGTAQTDKPPVIGVVERDSGEIRLEVCPNANKETCHEVIEKHGEPGSTLNPDDWGGYNGLEDKGIKHKTVCHSQGEYARDDDGDGINEVHENTMEAIWSLLRQCGSDHTEESERCTCTCMSTPLNSSTT; the protein is encoded by the coding sequence GTGAGTGTAAGCACTGGTGGACCGATTTGTCAGAGACGATATTTTGAGGGCACTCGCCTTCCTCTCTCACATTGGCTTGTAGCTTTGGATTTGTTCCGGCAGGGCAAGAGTGCTCTGGCAGTGGCCCAAGAGCTTGCTGTCAATCGCCATACAGCAGAGAGAATGCACCGGCTCTTGCAGGATGAGTTGTGGATAAATCGTCCTGGAGAGAAGCTTTCAGGGATAAGCGAATCGGATGAAGTATATATCATCTGCGGTGCTAAGGGAATCAAACAAAAAGATCGTGCTCCCCGTAAGAGAGGGCTCAAAAAGCGTGGACGAGGCACAGCGCAAACTGATAAGCCCCCTGTGATTGGGGTGGTGGAGCGAGACAGTGGGGAAATTCGCTTGGAGGTCTGCCCTAATGCAAATAAAGAGACTTGCCATGAAGTGATAGAAAAACATGGAGAGCCCGGCTCTACCCTGAACCCAGATGATTGGGGAGGGTACAATGGGCTTGAAGACAAAGGTATTAAGCACAAGACTGTTTGCCACAGCCAAGGGGAATATGCCAGAGATGATGATGGCGACGGAATCAACGAAGTACATGAAAACACTATGGAAGCTATCTGGTCACTCCTCCGCCAGTGTGGCTCCGATCATACCGAGGAGTCAGAAAGATGTACCTGTACTTGTATGTCAACTCCTTTGAATTCTTCCACAACATGA
- the mrdA gene encoding penicillin-binding protein 2 — protein MTELTQDKNEHLFRRVILVTGFILVAFFTITIRILFMQIIQGEKYLALSQNNRIRLVRITAPRGIIYDRNRRILSATRPSYQATITLEDTGDLDKEIDSLSRILNMPVAKLREKIQAAPRWGPYKEIILKKDLTFFELAAIEEYKLNLPGVNVTVGTVRSYPENELAAHVLGYVGEISERQLHQEIYKDIHAGDQIGQFGLEKVCNRFLIGQDGGKQIEVDAWGREMQVLGYEAPKAGDNLVLTIDLELQKLAEELLADKAGAIVALDTRTGEVLVMASRPSFNPNSFASGISQKEWSDLIHNPLYPLQNRAIQSQYPPGSVFKVIVSLAGLETGALNESSAFYCGGSVSIGRWNWKCWKKEGHGRISLHQAIVRSCNVFFYQAGAKIGAENIAHYAQLFGLGQTSGILLENEESGFIPTPAWKLKALKTKWYPGDTLSMAIGQGFISVTPLQAANLMATVANGGTLYCPQLVLSVLNTQGEVIQKVPPLVIRKLNISQKSLDVVRLGLFGVVNEYGTGARAALPDIKVAGKTGTAQMISLRDNSAKDDDVPDELKDHAWFCGFAPFEQPEIALAVFVEHGGKGGAACAPLAKEVFLKYFQLKQERSGIQQEKAGIPGQDKAESSVQEKAEAPEQGKAGAARREKPGASEQEKAGAPGQKKAGVSGNV, from the coding sequence ATGACCGAATTAACCCAGGATAAGAACGAGCACCTTTTCCGGAGAGTCATACTGGTGACAGGATTCATTCTGGTAGCCTTTTTCACCATTACCATCCGTATCCTGTTTATGCAGATCATCCAGGGAGAGAAGTACCTGGCGCTTTCCCAGAATAACCGGATCCGTCTGGTCAGAATCACTGCTCCCCGCGGCATTATCTATGACCGGAACCGGCGGATCTTAAGTGCAACCCGGCCATCCTATCAGGCCACGATCACTCTGGAAGATACCGGGGACCTGGATAAGGAAATCGATTCCCTGAGCCGGATACTGAATATGCCTGTGGCCAAACTGCGGGAAAAAATTCAGGCCGCTCCCCGGTGGGGGCCATATAAGGAGATCATCCTGAAAAAAGATCTTACCTTTTTCGAACTGGCCGCCATAGAGGAATACAAGCTCAACCTTCCCGGAGTAAACGTGACTGTTGGTACGGTCCGAAGTTACCCGGAAAATGAGCTGGCCGCCCACGTACTTGGCTATGTAGGTGAGATATCCGAACGCCAGTTGCATCAGGAGATCTATAAAGATATCCATGCAGGGGATCAAATCGGCCAGTTCGGTTTGGAGAAAGTCTGTAACCGCTTCCTTATCGGGCAGGATGGGGGAAAACAGATCGAAGTGGATGCCTGGGGAAGAGAGATGCAGGTTCTCGGATACGAGGCCCCGAAGGCGGGAGATAACCTGGTGCTGACCATTGATCTTGAGCTGCAAAAGCTGGCCGAGGAGCTTCTGGCGGATAAAGCCGGAGCAATCGTAGCCCTGGACACGCGAACGGGTGAGGTCCTGGTCATGGCCAGTCGCCCCTCGTTCAATCCCAACTCCTTTGCCTCCGGCATCAGCCAGAAGGAGTGGTCCGACCTCATTCATAACCCTTTGTATCCCTTGCAGAACAGGGCCATTCAAAGCCAATATCCACCCGGCTCCGTTTTCAAGGTTATCGTATCCCTTGCCGGTCTGGAAACAGGGGCGCTGAATGAATCATCGGCCTTCTATTGCGGCGGAAGTGTAAGCATCGGGCGGTGGAACTGGAAGTGCTGGAAAAAAGAAGGGCATGGCCGGATTTCCCTGCACCAGGCAATAGTCCGATCGTGCAATGTCTTTTTTTACCAGGCAGGAGCCAAGATCGGTGCGGAAAATATTGCCCACTATGCCCAGCTCTTCGGCCTTGGGCAGACGAGCGGCATTCTCCTTGAGAATGAAGAATCCGGGTTTATTCCCACCCCGGCCTGGAAGCTCAAAGCCCTCAAGACGAAATGGTATCCGGGGGATACCCTGTCCATGGCCATTGGCCAGGGGTTCATCTCGGTTACTCCTCTCCAGGCAGCCAATCTTATGGCTACCGTAGCCAATGGAGGGACCCTGTACTGTCCTCAACTGGTACTCTCGGTCCTCAACACCCAGGGAGAAGTTATCCAGAAAGTTCCACCGCTGGTCATACGGAAATTGAATATTTCCCAAAAATCGCTGGATGTGGTCCGGTTGGGATTGTTTGGCGTGGTTAACGAGTATGGCACCGGTGCCAGGGCCGCGCTCCCTGACATCAAGGTGGCTGGAAAGACGGGGACTGCCCAGATGATCAGTCTGCGGGATAACTCCGCAAAAGATGATGATGTGCCGGACGAGCTTAAAGATCATGCCTGGTTTTGCGGCTTTGCTCCATTCGAACAGCCTGAAATTGCCCTGGCTGTCTTCGTCGAACATGGGGGCAAGGGGGGGGCTGCCTGTGCGCCTCTGGCGAAAGAGGTCTTTCTCAAGTACTTTCAATTGAAGCAGGAACGGTCCGGAATACAACAGGAAAAGGCAGGAATTCCGGGACAGGATAAGGCAGAATCTTCAGTGCAGGAAAAAGCGGAAGCTCCGGAACAGGGAAAAGCAGGAGCTGCGAGACGGGAAAAACCAGGAGCTTCAGAACAAGAAAAAGCAGGAGCTCCGGGACAGAAGAAAGCGGGAGTTTCGGGAAATGTTTGA
- a CDS encoding peptidylprolyl isomerase: MLSLMRKNVKSFMVKAIIMLIVLAFIGTIFLVWGVGSDKAKDKGRVITTIFGEDVTHLEYVTEYRQLYEYYQNQFKDHWSPEMAERMQLKKAALDNVVNRRLLTHEAIKQGITVHEKDVLDKIQSMPIFQQNGHFDPRVYAQVLEYGMHMDAASFEAQMKKSLLIDRLRERVRGGIKVSRAELLDAYTQQNEKVQADYVLFTPAAFIPQITVSTDEIISYFEKNKQKFELPPQRKIRYIYVDCQKLKNSLTIDEESIKRYYESHETQYQLPKQVRARHILIKTDPTADAAKKEEAKKQADALLQRIRAGEDFAKLATEFSQDPGSAQQGGDLGFFGQGRMTPTFEKAAFALEKGAVSEVVESPFGYHIIKVEDVQEARTKSVEEVRGQITNQLLDEKAWEAAESEAYNLVRNFYKAGKLEDVAVKAGYAIADTEFSEDAKIVPGIGHSEDIVKSAFALKKEDISMPVRANAGYYILRLVEETPARVPELNKVMDKVSQALQKEKAEARAKEAAEELRTKLLATKTDLASLSQGYQVPVVDSGEVSHNGYIKGLGQDQDLANALFSLKEGEPTPVLQTKKGVCVAVLKKRVGVDLNKFAEEEKTLREQALRAKEHQMFQTWLERLKKENNIVIDYNQV, from the coding sequence ATGCTTAGTCTCATGCGAAAGAATGTAAAATCCTTTATGGTAAAAGCAATCATTATGCTCATAGTGCTGGCTTTCATCGGGACCATCTTCCTTGTCTGGGGGGTAGGCAGTGATAAGGCCAAAGATAAGGGAAGGGTCATTACGACTATTTTCGGCGAAGATGTCACCCATCTTGAGTACGTCACCGAATACCGCCAGCTCTATGAATATTATCAAAACCAGTTCAAAGATCACTGGTCACCGGAAATGGCTGAGCGGATGCAGCTCAAAAAAGCTGCCCTGGACAATGTGGTCAACCGCCGGCTCTTGACGCATGAGGCCATCAAGCAGGGAATCACGGTTCACGAGAAAGATGTTCTGGACAAGATTCAAAGCATGCCGATATTTCAGCAGAACGGGCATTTTGACCCACGGGTCTACGCGCAGGTTCTGGAATACGGAATGCACATGGATGCTGCCTCCTTCGAGGCTCAAATGAAAAAAAGCCTGCTGATCGACCGCCTGAGGGAGAGAGTCAGAGGCGGTATCAAGGTATCGCGGGCGGAGCTTCTGGATGCCTATACCCAGCAGAATGAAAAAGTACAGGCTGATTATGTCCTCTTCACTCCAGCCGCATTTATCCCTCAGATTACGGTTTCCACTGATGAGATCATCAGCTATTTCGAAAAAAACAAGCAGAAGTTCGAGCTTCCCCCGCAGCGGAAAATCCGCTACATTTATGTTGATTGTCAGAAGCTGAAGAATTCGTTAACCATTGACGAGGAATCGATCAAAAGGTATTATGAAAGCCACGAAACCCAATACCAACTGCCCAAACAGGTCCGGGCCCGGCACATTCTGATAAAGACCGATCCCACCGCTGACGCGGCCAAAAAAGAGGAAGCTAAAAAGCAGGCCGATGCCCTGTTGCAGAGAATCAGGGCTGGAGAAGACTTCGCCAAACTGGCTACGGAATTTTCCCAGGATCCGGGCAGTGCACAACAGGGTGGAGACCTTGGGTTCTTTGGCCAGGGCCGCATGACTCCCACCTTTGAAAAAGCGGCCTTTGCCCTGGAAAAAGGAGCAGTAAGCGAGGTTGTGGAATCTCCCTTTGGCTACCACATAATCAAGGTAGAAGACGTGCAGGAAGCGCGCACCAAGTCGGTCGAGGAAGTCAGAGGGCAGATCACTAACCAGTTGCTTGATGAAAAAGCCTGGGAAGCGGCTGAAAGTGAAGCCTATAATCTCGTCCGCAACTTCTATAAGGCTGGTAAATTGGAAGATGTAGCCGTCAAAGCGGGATATGCGATCGCTGATACCGAATTTAGCGAGGATGCGAAAATAGTACCGGGTATCGGGCACTCCGAAGATATAGTAAAAAGTGCTTTTGCCCTGAAAAAGGAAGATATCAGCATGCCGGTTCGAGCGAACGCAGGATATTATATCCTCCGGCTGGTCGAAGAGACCCCGGCGAGGGTCCCCGAATTGAACAAGGTCATGGATAAGGTGAGCCAGGCACTCCAGAAAGAAAAAGCCGAAGCCAGAGCCAAGGAAGCGGCTGAAGAACTGCGCACCAAGCTGCTGGCCACAAAAACTGACCTTGCCTCCCTGTCCCAGGGTTATCAGGTACCTGTTGTCGATAGCGGCGAGGTATCTCACAATGGATACATCAAGGGATTAGGACAGGATCAGGATCTTGCCAATGCCCTGTTCAGTCTGAAAGAGGGAGAACCAACTCCCGTACTGCAAACTAAAAAGGGAGTCTGTGTAGCGGTCCTGAAGAAACGGGTCGGAGTTGACCTCAACAAATTCGCTGAGGAAGAAAAAACACTTCGCGAGCAGGCGCTGCGGGCCAAAGAGCACCAAATGTTCCAGACCTGGCTTGAGCGGTTGAAAAAAGAGAATAATATTGTTATTGATTATAATCAGGTATGA
- the mreD gene encoding rod shape-determining protein MreD: MTLKNFLFFFVLILASVFFQSTALNILVISGIKPDLVLIVVCYISLRWEEEVGTCLGFLLGFLQDVLSAGILGSNALTKTLFGYLCKKAERRLNTKNPVVQMLMVFFFSLLEGIFFLVVLQVFHLSRGIHETILELVLPEAVYNMILAPILFWTINLLHKRWIFEDDRINPG; encoded by the coding sequence ATGACACTGAAAAATTTCCTGTTTTTCTTCGTCCTTATCCTGGCTTCGGTATTTTTCCAGAGTACCGCCCTCAATATTCTGGTCATTTCCGGCATCAAACCAGACCTGGTCCTGATTGTTGTCTGTTACATCAGCCTGCGATGGGAGGAGGAAGTGGGCACCTGCCTGGGTTTTTTACTGGGATTCCTGCAGGATGTTCTTTCCGCCGGTATCCTGGGAAGCAACGCTCTGACGAAGACCCTGTTCGGATATCTCTGCAAAAAAGCGGAAAGAAGGCTGAATACCAAGAACCCGGTGGTTCAGATGCTGATGGTCTTTTTTTTCTCCCTGCTAGAGGGTATCTTTTTTCTTGTGGTCCTGCAGGTCTTTCATCTGAGCCGGGGTATCCATGAGACTATTCTGGAGCTGGTTCTCCCGGAGGCTGTTTATAATATGATCCTTGCCCCGATCCTTTTCTGGACGATAAACCTGCTTCATAAAAGGTGGATTTTCGAGGATGACCGAATTAACCCAGGATAA
- the rodA gene encoding rod shape-determining protein RodA, with product MFDRRLLTNFDWSLLTAVCLLVTCGIVLIFSATHSAPNPALRGLYQRQIYQAILALAGLLVIISIDYHQIIRYGIFFYIVDNILLIYLLAGGAGSRAGVNRWISVMGISIQPSEFSKIILILILSGYLSRHHSEDIRLREMIILLVLLGIPLVLVVKQPDLGSALMLLPIFMIMLLVAEVPLRWMFLLVGSGLGAIPIVWRHLKPYQVNRILSFAKPNLDPLGIGYQVLQSKIAVGSGGGLGRGFLAGTQSQLRFIPQHHTDFIFSVLAEEWGFLGCIVVIGLFLFLILKGIDCALHAKDQLGTIMAMGVISMFAFHVITNVGMVVGLMPVTGIPLPFLSYGGTSLVTNMAAVGLLLNIRMRRFS from the coding sequence ATGTTTGATCGCCGGTTGCTGACTAATTTTGACTGGTCTTTGCTGACAGCGGTTTGTCTTTTGGTCACCTGCGGGATAGTCCTGATCTTCAGCGCCACCCATAGCGCTCCCAATCCTGCCTTACGGGGCCTGTACCAGCGGCAGATCTATCAGGCGATACTTGCCCTGGCCGGCCTTTTGGTAATCATCAGCATCGATTATCACCAGATCATCCGCTACGGGATATTTTTCTATATTGTGGATAACATCCTTTTAATCTATCTTCTGGCGGGAGGGGCAGGAAGCCGGGCTGGTGTCAACCGCTGGATCAGCGTTATGGGTATTTCAATCCAGCCTTCGGAGTTCAGCAAAATCATTCTGATTCTGATCCTGTCCGGCTATCTGTCCCGTCATCACAGCGAAGACATCAGACTGCGGGAGATGATCATCCTTCTTGTCCTGCTCGGCATCCCCCTCGTGCTGGTTGTCAAGCAGCCGGACCTGGGCTCTGCCCTGATGCTTTTACCGATTTTCATGATCATGCTTCTGGTCGCCGAAGTCCCCTTACGGTGGATGTTCCTGCTGGTGGGCTCCGGTCTGGGGGCCATACCGATTGTCTGGCGACATCTGAAACCTTACCAGGTCAATCGTATCCTGAGCTTCGCCAAACCGAATCTCGATCCCCTGGGAATCGGCTATCAGGTGCTGCAATCCAAAATTGCCGTGGGCTCCGGAGGCGGGCTGGGGCGGGGGTTCCTGGCCGGAACCCAGAGCCAGTTGCGGTTCATTCCCCAGCACCATACAGACTTCATTTTTTCCGTGCTGGCGGAAGAATGGGGATTTCTCGGCTGTATCGTGGTAATCGGACTCTTTTTGTTCCTCATCCTCAAAGGGATCGATTGCGCTCTCCATGCCAAGGACCAGCTCGGCACAATCATGGCCATGGGCGTTATCAGCATGTTCGCCTTCCACGTAATCACCAATGTCGGTATGGTCGTCGGCCTTATGCCGGTCACCGGAATACCACTCCCATTTTTAAGCTATGGAGGAACATCCCTGGTTACCAATATGGCAGCCGTCGGACTCCTGCTGAATATCCGCATGCGACGGTTCAGCTAG
- a CDS encoding rod shape-determining protein — protein sequence MIFDSLFGLFSNDLAVDLGTANTCVYVKGKGVVLSEPSVVAIQKNTKNVIAVGKEAKRMLGRTPGGIEAIRPMKDGVIASFEMAEAMLRYFIRKVHNRKTLVRPRVIICVPSGITQVEKRAVRDSALQAGAREIYIIEEPMAAAIGAGLPIQEPSGNMVVDIGGGTTEVAVISLSGIVYTGSVRVGGDEMDECIAQHIKRRYNLMIGESTAEQIKIAIGSAYPLPEPKTTEVKGRDLVVGVPKTLVINDDEIRSCLAEPISAIVDIVKMALERTPPELAADIVDRGIVLAGGGSLLTGLDCLLREETKLPIIYSEDPLSCVVLGAGKILDEFDLLKKISL from the coding sequence ATGATATTTGACTCGCTGTTTGGGCTGTTTTCGAATGATCTGGCGGTTGATCTTGGTACGGCAAACACCTGTGTGTATGTAAAGGGCAAAGGTGTGGTTTTAAGCGAACCCTCGGTCGTGGCTATTCAAAAGAACACCAAGAATGTCATCGCTGTCGGCAAGGAAGCCAAAAGGATGCTGGGCCGGACACCAGGAGGGATCGAAGCCATTCGCCCCATGAAAGACGGAGTTATCGCCAGTTTCGAAATGGCCGAGGCCATGCTGCGCTACTTCATTCGGAAAGTGCATAATCGGAAAACGCTCGTCCGTCCACGAGTGATCATTTGTGTTCCATCGGGCATCACCCAGGTGGAAAAGCGGGCTGTCCGGGACTCCGCTCTCCAGGCTGGCGCCAGGGAAATTTATATTATCGAGGAGCCCATGGCTGCGGCCATTGGTGCAGGTCTGCCGATTCAGGAGCCATCGGGCAATATGGTGGTCGACATCGGAGGGGGGACTACCGAGGTTGCGGTGATCTCGCTTTCCGGCATTGTTTACACGGGATCGGTGCGGGTCGGCGGGGATGAGATGGATGAGTGTATTGCTCAGCATATTAAAAGACGATATAATCTTATGATAGGTGAAAGCACGGCCGAGCAGATAAAAATTGCCATCGGTTCCGCTTATCCCCTGCCGGAGCCCAAGACTACGGAGGTCAAGGGCCGTGATCTGGTGGTGGGGGTTCCCAAGACGCTGGTTATCAATGATGATGAAATCCGCAGTTGTCTGGCTGAGCCGATTTCAGCGATCGTGGATATTGTTAAAATGGCCCTGGAGCGCACACCTCCGGAATTGGCGGCTGATATCGTTGATCGGGGAATCGTTCTGGCTGGCGGAGGATCCCTGTTGACCGGGCTTGATTGCCTGCTGCGGGAAGAAACAAAATTACCGATAATTTATTCAGAAGATCCCCTCTCCTGTGTGGTACTGGGGGCTGGAAAAATCCTTGACGAATTCGATCTGCTGAAGAAGATTTCCCTATAA
- the mreC gene encoding rod shape-determining protein MreC produces MDLNLDKHRSFSLLIFFLLISFFLITFQGFQGKRANSLLRSTITLFSSIHKVSVSMVRGVKYIWYDYIALIGVRQENKELRQQIEFLKSLNNQYIEAVQANQRLRRLLDFRKEIEEPTFSAQIIGKDSTNWCKSVLLDKGSMDGVAVNMPVVTYGGIVGKVQEVTNHTAKVLLINDIHSSVAVLIQRNRAEGIAAGSGKDYCILKYVGKDLDIRRGDRVITSGIGGVFPKGVVVGVVSKVQKNNYDLFQYVEVIPEAKISRLEEVLIIKRTPKF; encoded by the coding sequence ATGGATTTAAATCTGGATAAGCATCGTTCCTTTTCTCTCCTGATTTTTTTCCTCTTGATTTCATTTTTCCTAATCACCTTTCAGGGCTTTCAGGGCAAGAGAGCCAATTCTCTGCTCCGGTCAACCATCACCCTGTTTTCCTCAATCCATAAAGTATCCGTGTCCATGGTCCGGGGGGTAAAATATATCTGGTATGACTATATTGCCCTGATAGGCGTCCGGCAGGAAAACAAGGAGCTCAGGCAGCAGATCGAGTTCCTGAAAAGTTTGAATAATCAATATATCGAAGCCGTACAGGCCAATCAGCGCCTGCGGCGGCTCCTCGATTTTCGCAAAGAAATCGAGGAGCCTACCTTCTCCGCCCAGATTATCGGTAAGGACTCCACCAACTGGTGCAAAAGCGTTTTGCTGGATAAGGGCAGTATGGATGGAGTGGCGGTAAACATGCCGGTTGTCACCTATGGCGGAATCGTCGGCAAGGTTCAGGAAGTTACCAACCATACCGCGAAAGTATTACTGATTAACGATATCCATAGCAGCGTGGCGGTTCTGATTCAAAGAAACCGCGCCGAAGGGATCGCTGCCGGCAGTGGCAAGGACTACTGCATCCTCAAATATGTCGGCAAGGATCTGGATATCAGGCGGGGAGACCGGGTCATTACTTCCGGCATCGGAGGTGTTTTCCCGAAAGGAGTGGTGGTCGGCGTAGTCAGCAAGGTTCAAAAAAATAATTATGACCTCTTCCAGTATGTTGAGGTGATTCCGGAGGCAAAGATTTCAAGACTCGAAGAGGTCTTGATTATCAAGAGGACCCCTAAATTCTAG